TTGCCGTCGACGTACTCGGCTGGCGCGTCGGCCTTCGCACGGTGCTGCACAACGCCGAGCAGACCGCCGGGCTTGAGCGCCTTGAACAGCGCCTCGATCTCGCTGTCGGCCAGGCCCCAGCGCTTGAGGTTGTGCATCATCCGGAAGATCAGCACGCGGTCGACCGTGCCGTTGATCTCGTCGGGAATCGCGTTGCCGAAATGGAACGGCAGCTTTTCCGCAGGGATCTGCATCGCTTCGGACTGGCGCGCCGAAAAGGTCTCGCCGCCCTGCCGGACACGCGCGACGAAATCCTCGCCGAGGCTGCTCGCGCCCTCGGGCGGGAAATTGACCGCGATATACTGCCCGTCCTGCACCAGATACGGCGCGAGGATGCGGGTATACCAGCCGCCGCCTGGGCCGTATTCGGCGACCGTCATGGTCGGCTCGATCCGGAAGAAAGCGAGCGTTTCGCCCGGATGGCGATACTGGTCGCGCGCGCGATCTTCGGCGCGCAGGTCGGAAGCCAGCACTTCGGCCAACGCGTCGCTGGCCGAGGCTGCACCGACTGCCTCTTCGTGGCTCTCCGCCGCCGGAGCGCAGGCGGCGATGGCGGCGATCGCCGCAAAGCTGGCAAGTATGCGTCTGGTCATGGCTTCTCTCCCGCCAGGCCCGGCCCGATGGGGCTCAGTCGGCCTTTTTGAACAGCAGTGTCATCCGGTCGCTTTCACCGATCGCAAGATATTCGCTGCGGCGCGGATCGTCAGGACCGGTCCCGAGTACCGGCGGCAGCGTCCACACGCCGCGCTCCCAGTTGGCCGGATCCTTGGAGTTGGCGTTGATCTCGCTCTTTTCGACCAGTTCGAAGCCATTGGCCGCGAAGATCGCGATCACGTCCGCCTCGCGCATGTAGCCGCGCTGGCGCGCGCCATAATCGTCGTAGCTGGCACCATCGGGCGCGCGGTGCTGGACGACGCCAACCAGACCATCGTCCTTGAGCATGACGCGCGCGGCCTTGAGCACATCGTCGGCATTGTTGCCGATGTTGAGACCGTGCATCGAGCGGAAGATCAGCACGCGATCGACGGTTCCGGCGACGTCCTCGGGCATTTCATCGGTTTCGAAGGCGGTCACAGCGTCCGGCTCGACGCCCATGCCGCTGGCGAGGCCCGCCTTGAAATCCTCGGTCCAGGCCTTGGCCCGAGCCTCCTGTGCGCGGCTGTTGTAGCTGCGCGCATCGCTGTCGCCGTTGAAGGCGATGTATTTGCCGGCGGGCATAAGATAGGGCGCGAGGACGCGGGTATACCAGCCGCCGCCTGGGCCGTATTCGGCGACCGTCATGGTCGGCTCGATCCGGAAGAAAGCGAGCGTTTCGGCTGGATTGCGATACTGATCGCGCGCGCGATCGTCGGCGCGGCGTTCGTGTGCGAGCACTTCTTCGAGGCTCGGTGCAGACGCATGGTCGTCGGCGATGGCAGGAGCGCTGGCGGCGAAAGTAGCGGCACCGGCAAGCGCGGCGAAGGGGGCAAGCAGGGCAAGTTTCATCGTCGGGGACCTCTCTCGTGAAAACCTGTCTGGTGTCCTTACGCCTCGCAGAGGCGATGGCAAGGCGCAGGAGCGGCACTGGCAAATTCGGTCGACCTTCCTATGTCATTCGTCGAAATCAGGAGATCGAACGATGGAACAGGCAATCATTGCAGGCGGGTGCTTCTGGTGCACCGAAGCGGTGTTTCGCGACGTGATCGGCGTCAGCGAAGTCGAAAGCGGTTATATCGGCGGGGACAAGGCCGATCCGACCTACAAGGAGGTCTGCACCGGCAACACCGGTCATGCCGAGGGCATCCGGGTGACGTTCGATCCCGACCAGATCAGCCTTGCGGAGATCTATGACGTATTCCTCGGCACCCACGACCCGACCCAGCTCAATCGGCAGGGCAACGATATCGGCACCCAATACCGCTCGGCGATCTTCCCGCTGTCGGACGAACAGGGCGAAGCGGCGAAGGCCGCGATCGGCCGCTGGAACGCGGAAAACGGCGCCATGGCGGTGACGACGATCGAGGGACTGGCCGACGGCAAGCAGGTCCATGCGTGGTATCCGGCGGAGGACTACCATCAGGAATACTGGGACGGCGAAGGCCAGCGGAATCCCTATTGCCTCGCGGTGATCCCGCCCAAGATCATGAAGCTGCGCAAGAGCTTCCAGAAGTACGTCAAGCAAGACGCCTGAGCGCCCATGCCCGCGCTCGACCGATCCTACACGTCCGACCACGAGGTTCGGGCCGATGGGTCGGTCGCCTTCGCCTGTTCGCAGGACGTGCGCGAATGGCCATGGCTGGCGCTGCCGCCGCAGCATCCGCTCGTCATCCAGACCCAGAATTTCTGGACCAGCGTCGGGGCCACGCAGGCGGCCGGTACGCGTGACGACAGCAAGTGGAGCGCGCTGACGTGGACCGACTGGGTGCTCGGCGATCGCGCCGCCGGGATCGCTGCGCGAGGTTTATTTGAGCGCACCGATGACAACGACAAGCTCGAATTTGCCATCGAGCTGTTCGATGCGCAGGACCGCCTGATCGCCCGCATTCGCGGCAGGGGTGTGGTTTTCCGCACGCGCGATTTCGAAAGCTGGCGCGACAAGTCCAAGGTCAAGGCCCGCGATGCTGCCGCCGAGACCGGCGTATTCGACTATGCTCCCCGCGAACAGCTTGGCCTGTCGAGCGTTGAGCCGCCCTTGATTGCTCCGCTACGCGAGCAAGACGGTTCGCTGACAACGACCGCGCTCATCACCAAGGAAAACGGCCTGATGCCGGGCCACCCCTATTTCAGCGGGTCGGGCGACCATGTGAACACGCCGCATCTGGCGGAGGTCGCGCGGCAAGTTGCCTGCCTCCTGTGCGACGGCAGACAGGTCACCATCACGTCCGCCGAAATGGATATGCACCGCTACATCGAGCTCGACACGCCTATCGAGATTTCGATCGATGTCGTCGCGGAGAACCGGATGACCCTGTCGGTCTCGCAGCTCGAACGGTCCTGCGCGACCATCGCGATGGAGTGGGCCTAGCGCTTCCGCCACCGCGCGACGAAGAATCCGTCGAGACCGCCATCATCCGCCAGCATGCCCGGATGGGTCCGCAGCCAGCCCTCGGGAGTCGGCTCGATCCCTTGCGCCAACTCGCTTGAGGCGATCGGCATAGGCTCGAGATCGAACGTCGCATCGATCCACGCCGCCTGCTCCTCGCCCTCTTCCGCCTCCAGAGAGCACACCGCGTAAACCAGCACCGTGCCCTCGCTCATCCATTCGACCGCCTTCATGATCAGCGAATGCTGGATTTCGGTCAGCTCGCCGATCTGGCGCGGCCCGACCCGATGCAGCACGTCCGGGTGACGGCGGCAGGTTCCGGTGGCGGTGCAGGGCGCGTCGAGCAGGATTGCGTCGAAGCGCTTAGCCGGGGTGTAGGTCATTGCGTCGGCCTTGACGATCTCGGCCTCGAGCCCTGTTCGCTTGAGGTTGTCGCGCAGCATATCGAGCCGTTTCTCGCTGATGTCGAGCGCGGTGACTTGCCACCCTTGCGCCGCGAGCGCGAGCGATTTGCCACCCGGCGCGGCGCACAGGTCGAGCGCGCGCTTTCCATCGCCAGCGCCGAGCAGGCGCGGCGGAATCTGCGCGGCGAGGTCCTGCACCCACCATGCGCCGTCGGCGTAGCTCGGCAGCATGTCGATCGGCGTCCCGCGTGGCAGCCGGATGTGCCCGGGCGTGAGGCTGACGCCGCCCATGGCGTTGCAGCGCTCCTCAGTTTCGGCGGTGTGCTTGAGCGCCAGATCGACCTCGGGCGGGTGGATCAGGCCGGGCGCGATCGCCTCGGCCCGCTCGCCCCAGCGTAGTCGAACCGCATCGGGCAGAGTCGGCACGTCGGGCAAGCGCGCCTCGCGCTTCATCAGCGTCGAAAACACGCCATGCGCCAGCCTGCGCGGCCCGCCGGCGAGCAGGTCCAGCCCGGTGGCGATCACGGCATGCGCCGGCGTGTCGAGCCGCAGCGCCTGCGCCAGCATCAGGCGCAACAACGTGCGCGGCTTCGCATCGTCGGGCAGGCGCTTTTTGGTAGCGCTGTCGATCAGCGCATCGAGATCGGTCAGCCAGCGCAGTGTCTCGCCCGCGATCGCCCGCGCCAGCGCGCGGTCGGCGGGGCCCTGCACGCCCTGCATCGCGGAATGTTCGGTCTGTTCGAGCGTCTCGCCCCGACGCAGCACCGCATCGAGCAGCTTGAGCGCGGCGCGACGGGCGGGAAGTCCCGGAACCTTGTTGTGTGGGTTGGGCATAGGCGGTTCGCCTAGCGACAGTTGAAACCAAGCGCCAGCACGCGCATTTCATAGGCGTATGACGAAAAAGAAATCAGCTGCCGCGAATGCGTTCACGAAGCCCGCACACTGGACCAACGATCCGCCGCCCAAGCCCAAGGCGGTCGATCCGCTGAAGGACGAACCGCGCGAGATTTCCCCCACCCGCTATGGCGATTGGGAGAAGGATGGCATCGCCTGGGACTTCTAGAACCTCGACGCGTCGGTTTCGAAATTCGCGACATAGATCCGTCCCTGCCAGGTCGCGATGCAAGTGACGGTCGAGATGAGGGTATCGCTTTCGTAAATGGTGCACTTCCCGCGCGCGTCTACTGCCTCGCCGGCTCGAATCTGAAGATCTGTGACCTTGGCCGTGCCGACGATCGGTGAGTCGAAAACGTGTTCGACGGTGTAGGTGAATGCCTTGCCGCCGGTCTCGCTGCTGAATTCGATCAGGAGCGCCATACCTGTTTCGGTGATGACCACTTGATCGCACCGGGCGAAAGCCACGCCTTGATCGCGCAGTTCGGCGTATCTGGAGGAGTAGGTGCAATCGCCCGTCAAATGGATCGGCCTGCCGCTCGCGGAAGCATCCGGAGCCGGCTCCGTCAGCGCGAGCGCTGCAATCACCCCAAACAGACCGATTCGGTTCACAGTCATGGCGCCAGATTGATCTCCGGCCGCTGCATCGGACGTGAACGTCAAAGTTTGACGAAGGCGACTTCCAACCCGTCCTTCGGCTGCGGGATCGGCCACGCCTGCCAATCGGGCGCGTAGCCCTCGGCGACCTCGATCCGGTAGCGCTGCAGCAGCTGCGCCATCAGGATTTTCACCTGCATGTAGGCGAAGTGCAGGCCGAGACACATATGCGCCCCGCCGCCGAACGGGACCCAGGCGTATTTGTGCCGCGCCTTCACCTTGTCGGGTGTGAACCGCATCGGGTCGAAGGTGAAGGGATCGTCCCAGTATTCCTCCGAATGGTGCGTCCAGTAGATGTTGATCCCCACCATCTGCCCGGCCGGAATGCGATAGCCGCCGAATTCGAATTCCTTGAGCGCGCGGCGCGGCATCGAAGGAACCGGCGGCATCATCCGCAGCGCTTCCTTGAAAGCCATTTCGGTAAGGTCGAGCTTGCCGAGATCGTCGTAATCGAGCCCGCGCGGATTGCCGTCCCCGTCCGGCCCTCCGGTCACCGCAAAAATCTCCTGACGCACCTTTTCCTGCCACTCGGGATTGGCCGCGAGGTAGTAGATCAGCGAGGTCGCGCTCGACGTGATCGTGTCATGCGCCGCCATCATCAGGAAGCTCATGTGGTCGACCACTTCGTCGACCGGCAGCAGCGAGCCGTCCTCGCGGGTCGCGGTGGCGAACTGGCTGAACATGTCCTGCCCCCCGCCCTCGGCACGGCGGCGATTGGTTTCGCGGGTCAGGTAATCGACCATGTATTTGCGGCCGTCGACGCCCTTCTTCATCTTGGTGAAGGGCAGCGGACGGCGGATCGGCGCGACCGAGGCCTGGACCATGTCGACGAAGGCCTGATTGATCCGGTCGGCTTCGGGGCCGAGCGGCACACCGAGAAAGCTGTCCGCGGCCAGATCAAGCGTCAGCTTCTTGATCGCCGGGTAGAAGCGCATCGGCCCTTCCCATCCGGCGACTTCGCGCGCGATCCCGCTACCCAGCGCCCCCGAATAGTGCCGCATCGGCTCGGGCTTGAACGCGATTGAGAGCGCGCGGCGGTCAATCCGGTGATGGTCGAAATCCATCAGCATCAGCCCGCGCGGGAACAGCAGGTCGAGCACCGGGCCCCAGCCCTGTTCGCTCGAAAAGATCTTGTCCTTGTTGAACAGCACCAGTTCGTTGGCTTCCGCCCCGACCAGCGCAACGCTCCAGCCGCCGAAGGCGAAGCTCTTGTAGACCTTCCCGTAAGTCTCGATCATGCGCTTGGTGTAAGCGTGCGGGTCGGCCAGCTGCTTGAAGGTGTTGCCGATGACCGGCAGGCCACGCTCGCCCGGAATGTGTGCCAGGTCGGCATCGCTGGGGATGCCTTCGCTCCAATGCTTGAAGGTCGGAGTGGTGGCAGGCTTTTCAGCTAGGGTGGCCATGGCTTGAGTTCCCGTTTGGGTTTCGGATCACTACTTACCTTAGTGTAAGTAGTCGCTCAAATCCAGCCGGAAAGCTCGCGCCGGATCAGGCTTTCGAGCATCGCTATCCCGCCGCTCGAGACATTCAGGCAATCGAGCACGGCATATTGCTCGCCGCCCGCCTCCAGAAATTCGTTGCGTCCCTCGAGCGCGAGTTCCTCAAGCGTCTCGACGCAATCGGCGGCGAATCCGGGTGCAGCGACGACCAGCCGCTTGGTGCCCTTCTCACCCTCGGCGATTAGCGTGTCGTCGGTCGCGGGCTCCAGCCATTGGGCCGGGCCGAACCGCGACTGGAACGTCGTCTCGAACCGCACGCCCGCGAATTCGGGATTCTCGGCAAGCCGCTCGCGCAGCAGCCTTGCGGTCTTGTGACAATGGCAGTGATAGGGATCGCCGCGCTCCAGCGTGCGCAGCGGCATGCCGTGAAAACTGAGCAGCATGACTTCGGGCGCGAATTCGAGCGAACCAACCTGCCGCGCCAGATCGCCGGCCAATGCATCGAGATACGCCGGATTGTCGTGATAGGGCGGGAGAAACCGCAGGGCGGGCTGCCAGCGCATCGCCGCCATCACCCGCGCCACCTCGTCGAACACGGTCGCCGTCGTCGCGGCGCAATATTGCGGGTAGAGCGGCGCGATCAGGATCCGGTCGCACCCCTTCGCGGTCAGCTCGGTCATCCGCTGCTCGATCGAAGGCTGGCCGTATCGCATCGCGTAATCGACCACGATCTCCTGCCCCATCTCGCCGGCAATGGCTTCCGCCTGGCGGGCAGTGATATCCGCCAGCGGCGAGCCGCGATCGGTCCAGATCTTGGAATAGGCCTTCGCGCTTTTCTGCGGCCGCGTATTGAGAATGATGCCGCGCAGGATCGGCTGCCATGCGATCGGCGGGATTTCGATGACCCGGCGATCGGACAGGAACTGCTTGAGGTAACGCCTGACCGATCCCGGATCGGGCCCATCGGGCGTGCCGAGATTGACCAGCAGCACGCCGATTGCGCCGCTCTCGACCGGCGGGTGATCGTTGGGGAGGCGCTGCTTTTGCCAGGTCATGCAGCGTCCAACGCACCGGTGCGGCAACGTTTCCGGACAGAACTAAGGATGCTGCGATCGATCATATGCCGTCCGAAAGTAGGGGCAGGCGCCGCAGTCTCAAGCCCGTCGCCGAAAACAGCGCGTTGGCGATGGCGGGCGGCGCGATCACCGCGCCGAGCTCTCCCGGG
The Erythrobacter sp. JK5 DNA segment above includes these coding regions:
- a CDS encoding class I SAM-dependent methyltransferase, with product MTRRILASFAAIAAIAACAPAAESHEEAVGAASASDALAEVLASDLRAEDRARDQYRHPGETLAFFRIEPTMTVAEYGPGGGWYTRILAPYLVQDGQYIAVNFPPEGASSLGEDFVARVRQGGETFSARQSEAMQIPAEKLPFHFGNAIPDEINGTVDRVLIFRMMHNLKRWGLADSEIEALFKALKPGGLLGVVQHRAKADAPAEYVDGNKGYLKEDELIAFFEGKGFELVGTSEINANPKDTADYEAGVWTLPPSYAKGDEDRAKYTEIGESDRMTLLFRKPE
- a CDS encoding class I SAM-dependent methyltransferase, which gives rise to MKLALLAPFAALAGAATFAASAPAIADDHASAPSLEEVLAHERRADDRARDQYRNPAETLAFFRIEPTMTVAEYGPGGGWYTRVLAPYLMPAGKYIAFNGDSDARSYNSRAQEARAKAWTEDFKAGLASGMGVEPDAVTAFETDEMPEDVAGTVDRVLIFRSMHGLNIGNNADDVLKAARVMLKDDGLVGVVQHRAPDGASYDDYGARQRGYMREADVIAIFAANGFELVEKSEINANSKDPANWERGVWTLPPVLGTGPDDPRRSEYLAIGESDRMTLLFKKAD
- the msrA gene encoding peptide-methionine (S)-S-oxide reductase MsrA, with the translated sequence MEQAIIAGGCFWCTEAVFRDVIGVSEVESGYIGGDKADPTYKEVCTGNTGHAEGIRVTFDPDQISLAEIYDVFLGTHDPTQLNRQGNDIGTQYRSAIFPLSDEQGEAAKAAIGRWNAENGAMAVTTIEGLADGKQVHAWYPAEDYHQEYWDGEGQRNPYCLAVIPPKIMKLRKSFQKYVKQDA
- a CDS encoding RsmB/NOP family class I SAM-dependent RNA methyltransferase yields the protein MPNPHNKVPGLPARRAALKLLDAVLRRGETLEQTEHSAMQGVQGPADRALARAIAGETLRWLTDLDALIDSATKKRLPDDAKPRTLLRLMLAQALRLDTPAHAVIATGLDLLAGGPRRLAHGVFSTLMKREARLPDVPTLPDAVRLRWGERAEAIAPGLIHPPEVDLALKHTAETEERCNAMGGVSLTPGHIRLPRGTPIDMLPSYADGAWWVQDLAAQIPPRLLGAGDGKRALDLCAAPGGKSLALAAQGWQVTALDISEKRLDMLRDNLKRTGLEAEIVKADAMTYTPAKRFDAILLDAPCTATGTCRRHPDVLHRVGPRQIGELTEIQHSLIMKAVEWMSEGTVLVYAVCSLEAEEGEEQAAWIDATFDLEPMPIASSELAQGIEPTPEGWLRTHPGMLADDGGLDGFFVARWRKR
- a CDS encoding DUF1674 domain-containing protein, producing MTKKKSAAANAFTKPAHWTNDPPPKPKAVDPLKDEPREISPTRYGDWEKDGIAWDF
- a CDS encoding cytochrome P450, whose translation is MATLAEKPATTPTFKHWSEGIPSDADLAHIPGERGLPVIGNTFKQLADPHAYTKRMIETYGKVYKSFAFGGWSVALVGAEANELVLFNKDKIFSSEQGWGPVLDLLFPRGLMLMDFDHHRIDRRALSIAFKPEPMRHYSGALGSGIAREVAGWEGPMRFYPAIKKLTLDLAADSFLGVPLGPEADRINQAFVDMVQASVAPIRRPLPFTKMKKGVDGRKYMVDYLTRETNRRRAEGGGQDMFSQFATATREDGSLLPVDEVVDHMSFLMMAAHDTITSSATSLIYYLAANPEWQEKVRQEIFAVTGGPDGDGNPRGLDYDDLGKLDLTEMAFKEALRMMPPVPSMPRRALKEFEFGGYRIPAGQMVGINIYWTHHSEEYWDDPFTFDPMRFTPDKVKARHKYAWVPFGGGAHMCLGLHFAYMQVKILMAQLLQRYRIEVAEGYAPDWQAWPIPQPKDGLEVAFVKL
- the hemH gene encoding ferrochelatase; translation: MTWQKQRLPNDHPPVESGAIGVLLVNLGTPDGPDPGSVRRYLKQFLSDRRVIEIPPIAWQPILRGIILNTRPQKSAKAYSKIWTDRGSPLADITARQAEAIAGEMGQEIVVDYAMRYGQPSIEQRMTELTAKGCDRILIAPLYPQYCAATTATVFDEVARVMAAMRWQPALRFLPPYHDNPAYLDALAGDLARQVGSLEFAPEVMLLSFHGMPLRTLERGDPYHCHCHKTARLLRERLAENPEFAGVRFETTFQSRFGPAQWLEPATDDTLIAEGEKGTKRLVVAAPGFAADCVETLEELALEGRNEFLEAGGEQYAVLDCLNVSSGGIAMLESLIRRELSGWI